A part of Variovorax sp. HW608 genomic DNA contains:
- a CDS encoding adenylate/guanylate cyclase domain-containing protein, which yields MIEPRHAPARLLVTDDNKVNRLLMTRSLELQGHRVESAENGRVALELLRRDPFDLMLLDMEMPEMNGFQVLEQLSDDPKLRDLPVIVTSSLEGVTNIARCIELGAEDYLHKPVNPVLLKARIDSSLEKKRLRDQQKELVRRFATSEVAQDLQQSGFALGGRRVHATVMFCDIRGFTALVESQPPEETIELLNTYYTLMFDAINSHGGVVNQMIGDGLMAIFGAPLPLADHSAAAVHAALDMIELIELLNVERVAAQKTALRIGVGIATGEMVAGYTGTQQRATYTCIGDTVNLAARLEEHTKIARRAILIDPATCAEIEGRIEVEALGPALFRGKSAPVEVHAVAGPAPA from the coding sequence ATGATTGAACCGCGCCATGCGCCCGCCCGCCTGCTGGTGACGGACGACAACAAGGTCAACCGCCTGCTGATGACGCGCAGTCTCGAACTGCAGGGCCACAGGGTCGAGTCCGCCGAGAACGGCCGCGTCGCGCTCGAGCTGCTGCGCCGCGATCCCTTCGACCTGATGCTGCTCGACATGGAAATGCCCGAGATGAACGGCTTCCAGGTGCTGGAGCAGCTCAGCGACGACCCCAAGCTGCGCGATCTGCCGGTGATCGTCACCTCCTCGCTCGAAGGCGTGACGAACATCGCGCGCTGCATCGAGCTCGGCGCCGAAGACTACCTGCACAAGCCCGTCAACCCGGTGCTGCTCAAGGCGCGCATCGATTCGAGCCTCGAGAAGAAGCGGCTGCGCGACCAGCAGAAGGAGCTGGTGCGGCGCTTCGCGACCTCCGAGGTCGCCCAGGACCTGCAGCAGTCCGGCTTCGCGCTCGGCGGCCGGCGGGTGCACGCCACGGTGATGTTCTGCGACATCCGCGGCTTCACCGCGCTGGTCGAATCGCAGCCGCCGGAAGAGACGATCGAGCTGCTCAACACCTACTACACGCTGATGTTCGACGCCATCAACAGCCACGGCGGCGTGGTCAACCAGATGATCGGCGACGGGCTGATGGCGATCTTCGGTGCGCCGCTGCCGCTGGCGGACCACAGCGCAGCCGCGGTGCACGCGGCGCTCGACATGATCGAGTTGATCGAGCTCCTGAACGTGGAGCGCGTCGCCGCGCAGAAGACCGCGCTGCGCATCGGCGTGGGCATCGCCACCGGCGAGATGGTCGCCGGCTACACCGGCACGCAGCAGCGGGCCACCTACACCTGCATCGGCGACACGGTGAACCTCGCGGCGCGGCTGGAGGAACACACCAAGATCGCCAGGCGCGCGATCCTGATCGACCCCGCGACCTGCGCCGAGATCGAGGGCCGCATCGAGGTCGAGGCGCTCGGCCCGGCGTTGTTCAGGGGCAAGTCGGCGCCGGTGGAGGTGCACGCGGTCGCCGGCCCGGCGCCGGCCTAG
- a CDS encoding DUF4189 domain-containing protein: MTFRMRVLRVPAPLALAGAAILAGMAALPAQAGPGASWGAIASRQGAYGFSYNQPSRGEAERAALTQCNRVAGRTGHCEVRAYFDRSCAALATGNFGEWGAGVAPTEAGAIKTAVGSCESYLPTEPCKVTVKVCSQG, translated from the coding sequence ATGACATTTCGAATGCGCGTGCTGCGCGTACCGGCTCCGCTCGCACTGGCGGGCGCCGCCATCCTTGCCGGCATGGCCGCCCTGCCGGCGCAGGCCGGCCCCGGCGCCAGCTGGGGCGCGATCGCGTCCCGACAGGGCGCCTACGGCTTCTCGTACAACCAGCCCTCGCGCGGCGAGGCGGAACGCGCCGCGCTCACGCAATGCAACCGCGTCGCGGGCCGCACGGGCCACTGCGAAGTGCGCGCGTATTTCGACCGCTCCTGCGCTGCGCTCGCGACCGGCAACTTCGGCGAATGGGGCGCAGGCGTCGCGCCGACCGAGGCGGGGGCGATCAAGACCGCCGTCGGATCCTGCGAAAGCTACCTGCCGACCGAGCCCTGCAAGGTCACGGTCAAGGTCTGCTCGCAGGGCTGA
- a CDS encoding Bug family tripartite tricarboxylate transporter substrate binding protein produces MNLISRRSLAAWAGSLLLGISCVAHGADSFPSKPIRILVGYTAGGAVDAVARAVGLRMSTILGQPVIVENKPGAGTNIAVKTLATSPPDGYTLLLAANALAVNPSLFQPAPYDLDRDFTPISLVGRVPVVFTVREDSEIKTLAQLVAAAKARPGGITVATPGNGSTPHLAMELFQHTAGLSLRHVPYKGGAPALTDVLGGHVDVVAVNALEALPLAKAGRLRVLAVMSGERSAVLPGVPTVAESGYPGFEASVWYGFVAPAGLPKPVQARLHEAVQKAIESNEVRDLLATAGGVPLPGPTEQFDKLLKSDAARYGKLIREAHIQPD; encoded by the coding sequence ATGAACCTCATCTCCCGCCGCAGCCTCGCCGCATGGGCCGGCTCGCTGCTCCTTGGCATCTCCTGCGTCGCGCATGGCGCCGACAGCTTCCCCTCGAAGCCGATCCGGATCCTGGTCGGCTACACCGCCGGCGGCGCGGTCGACGCGGTCGCGCGCGCGGTCGGGCTGCGCATGTCCACGATCCTCGGCCAGCCGGTGATCGTCGAGAACAAGCCCGGCGCGGGCACCAACATCGCGGTCAAGACGCTCGCCACCAGCCCGCCCGACGGCTACACGCTGCTGCTCGCTGCCAATGCGCTGGCGGTGAACCCCTCGCTGTTCCAGCCCGCGCCCTACGACCTCGACCGCGACTTCACGCCGATCAGCCTCGTGGGCCGCGTGCCGGTGGTGTTCACGGTGCGCGAGGACTCGGAAATCAAGACGCTCGCGCAGCTCGTCGCCGCCGCCAAGGCCCGGCCCGGCGGCATCACGGTCGCGACGCCCGGCAACGGCTCGACGCCGCACCTGGCGATGGAGCTGTTCCAGCACACGGCCGGCCTGTCGCTGCGCCACGTGCCCTACAAGGGCGGCGCGCCTGCGCTGACCGACGTGCTCGGTGGCCATGTGGACGTGGTCGCGGTCAACGCGCTCGAAGCGCTGCCGCTCGCCAAGGCCGGCCGGCTGCGGGTGCTCGCGGTGATGAGCGGCGAGCGCTCGGCGGTGCTGCCGGGCGTGCCGACCGTCGCCGAATCCGGCTACCCGGGCTTCGAGGCCAGCGTGTGGTATGGCTTCGTGGCGCCGGCCGGTCTGCCGAAGCCGGTGCAGGCGCGCCTGCACGAGGCGGTGCAGAAGGCGATCGAATCGAACGAGGTGCGCGACCTGCTCGCCACCGCGGGCGGCGTGCCGCTGCCGGGCCCCACGGAGCAGTTCGACAAACTGCTCAAGAGCGACGCAGCGCGCTACGGCAAGCTGATCCGCGAAGCCCACATCCAACCCGACTGA
- a CDS encoding Hpt domain-containing protein, whose product MSEAIIDPATFAELQETAGADFVNELVQTFLEEAPAMLQELRDALASGNAEDYRRAAHSLKSNSLTFGARTLGAMAREQELGGLPTDRSPAALDALAQEYTRVAAALTELCHD is encoded by the coding sequence ATGAGCGAAGCCATCATCGACCCCGCGACCTTTGCCGAACTGCAGGAAACCGCGGGCGCCGATTTCGTCAATGAACTGGTGCAGACCTTCCTCGAGGAGGCCCCCGCGATGCTGCAGGAGCTTCGCGATGCGCTCGCGTCAGGCAACGCCGAGGACTATCGCCGCGCGGCGCATTCGCTGAAGTCGAACAGCCTGACCTTCGGCGCGCGCACGCTCGGCGCCATGGCCCGCGAGCAGGAGCTCGGCGGCCTGCCCACCGACCGCTCGCCCGCCGCGCTCGACGCGCTGGCACAGGAATACACGCGCGTCGCGGCGGCGCTCACGGAGCTTTGCCATGATTGA
- a CDS encoding DUF1932 domain-containing protein → MGIKLGIIGYGEVGRIFGRGLLPGLDIDRIAVWDLRFADPATGEAAREAARTDGMRVADGMADLCEGADLLISAVTASNTLDVAQEAARRVGAGARFLDLNSASPGTKQRAAAAIEGAGGHYVEAGVMTSVPPYGIRVPMLLGGAQAAQLAQTLAGWGMDARAVSDRIGVASAIKMSRSIMIKGLEALVIESYTTARRYGVEAHVLPTLKETFPQIDWDRQGAYFFSRVVQHGKRRAEEMREAAATVREAGFEPLMTAAIADKQDWVARQAEGGVFEGVGAKDPWEAYADRLIERSAGKDPFSPASRP, encoded by the coding sequence ATGGGCATCAAGCTCGGCATCATTGGCTACGGCGAAGTGGGGCGGATCTTCGGCCGCGGCCTGCTTCCCGGACTGGACATCGACCGCATCGCAGTGTGGGACCTGCGCTTCGCCGATCCGGCGACCGGCGAGGCCGCCCGCGAAGCGGCGCGCACGGATGGCATGCGTGTCGCGGACGGCATGGCCGATCTGTGCGAAGGCGCGGACCTGCTGATCTCGGCGGTCACGGCGTCCAACACGCTCGACGTGGCGCAGGAAGCCGCGCGCCGTGTGGGCGCGGGCGCGCGCTTTCTCGATCTCAATTCGGCATCGCCGGGCACCAAGCAGCGCGCGGCCGCCGCGATCGAGGGCGCGGGCGGGCACTACGTCGAAGCGGGCGTGATGACCTCGGTGCCGCCGTACGGCATCCGGGTGCCGATGCTGCTCGGCGGCGCGCAGGCGGCGCAGCTCGCGCAGACGCTGGCCGGCTGGGGCATGGATGCGCGCGCGGTCAGCGATCGCATCGGCGTGGCCTCCGCGATCAAGATGAGCCGCAGCATCATGATCAAGGGGCTGGAAGCCCTCGTCATCGAGAGCTACACGACGGCGCGCCGCTACGGCGTCGAGGCGCACGTGCTGCCGACGCTGAAGGAAACCTTCCCGCAGATCGACTGGGACCGGCAGGGCGCCTATTTCTTCAGCCGCGTGGTGCAGCACGGCAAGCGCCGCGCGGAAGAGATGCGCGAAGCGGCGGCCACGGTGCGCGAGGCCGGCTTCGAGCCGCTCATGACCGCTGCGATCGCGGACAAGCAGGACTGGGTCGCCCGGCAGGCAGAGGGCGGCGTGTTCGAAGGCGTGGGCGCCAAGGATCCCTGGGAAGCCTATGCGGACCGGCTGATCGAGCGCAGCGCCGGCAAGGACCCGTTCAGCCCTGCGAGCAGACCTTGA
- a CDS encoding lipocalin family protein: MSVDEQVRRKYGRYGPGSRTRSARSRARKRRGLLIFCATVVVVVVAAAFAFDYLVESEPTPLARAAAASAAAPPSDAGQKPKERTAALPPLNLPADDAPHGSAMEWWYYSGVLDAKGGQRFGFHMVVFVANGLIKHTVMHAALTDLQTGKRYTSQMRTAGTPANGGASGGTNGFDFRQEGWQVSATPASHRLRAAIEGGTSVDLALRDGGQVVAHRAPGSETPGLLDFGASGISYYYSRPRLQAVGEITVGGKPLRVGGDIWFDHQWGEFDVLTLGWNWFALHLSDGSDLMLYELFDTEGRSVMTAGTISSEQGSVPLRAGEIELVPGNRWVSPRTHLAYPVEWRLKLPSGVLDIKPFQPDSEFDSSATTANVYWEGPVKVSGVLTGEGFLELSGYDRLDAKQAPRK, translated from the coding sequence ATGAGTGTCGACGAGCAGGTTCGAAGAAAGTACGGACGATACGGCCCCGGCAGCAGGACCCGCTCAGCCCGGTCGCGGGCGCGAAAGCGGCGCGGGCTCCTGATCTTCTGCGCCACGGTCGTCGTCGTCGTCGTGGCGGCGGCCTTCGCATTCGACTACCTCGTGGAGAGCGAGCCGACACCGCTGGCCCGCGCCGCCGCGGCCTCGGCCGCCGCACCGCCGTCCGACGCCGGCCAGAAGCCGAAGGAGCGCACCGCCGCCCTCCCGCCGCTGAACCTGCCGGCCGACGATGCGCCGCACGGCTCCGCCATGGAGTGGTGGTACTACAGCGGCGTCCTCGATGCGAAGGGCGGGCAGCGCTTCGGCTTCCACATGGTCGTCTTCGTCGCCAACGGATTGATCAAGCACACGGTGATGCATGCGGCGCTGACCGACCTGCAGACCGGCAAGCGCTACACCAGCCAGATGCGCACCGCCGGCACGCCCGCGAACGGCGGGGCCAGCGGCGGGACCAATGGCTTCGACTTCCGCCAGGAAGGCTGGCAGGTCAGCGCGACCCCCGCGTCGCACCGGCTGCGCGCCGCCATCGAGGGCGGAACCTCCGTGGACCTTGCGCTGCGCGATGGCGGGCAGGTGGTAGCGCATCGCGCGCCCGGGTCGGAGACGCCGGGCCTGCTCGACTTCGGCGCCAGCGGCATCAGCTACTACTACTCGCGCCCGCGCCTGCAGGCCGTGGGCGAGATCACTGTCGGCGGCAAGCCGCTGAGGGTGGGCGGCGACATCTGGTTCGATCACCAGTGGGGCGAGTTCGACGTCCTCACGCTCGGCTGGAACTGGTTCGCGCTGCATCTGTCGGACGGCTCGGACCTGATGCTCTACGAGCTCTTCGACACCGAGGGCCGCAGCGTCATGACCGCCGGCACGATCTCGAGCGAACAGGGTTCGGTGCCGCTCAGGGCCGGCGAGATCGAGCTCGTTCCCGGCAACAGGTGGGTGAGCCCCAGGACCCATCTCGCCTACCCGGTCGAGTGGCGCCTCAAGCTGCCTTCGGGCGTGCTCGACATCAAGCCGTTCCAGCCCGACAGCGAGTTCGATTCGAGCGCCACCACCGCCAACGTCTACTGGGAGGGGCCGGTGAAGGTGTCCGGCGTGCTGACCGGCGAAGGGTTCCTGGAACTGAGCGGCTACGACCGCCTGGACGCGAAGCAGGCGCCCCGCAAGTGA
- a CDS encoding flavodoxin family protein, which translates to MNPQKTLLVVYHTMTGGTAQMAQAAADGAREEPGVQVRLLRATEAGPDDVLGADGYVFATPENLAAIAGLMKDFFDRCYYPVLDRINGRPYATLVCAGSDGQNAVRQIDRIATGWRLKSVAPAIIVCTHAQTPEAILRPKQIGEADLAPCRELGAALAAGMALGVY; encoded by the coding sequence ATGAATCCCCAGAAGACGCTGCTCGTCGTCTACCACACGATGACCGGCGGCACCGCGCAGATGGCGCAGGCCGCCGCTGATGGCGCGCGCGAGGAGCCGGGCGTGCAGGTGCGGCTGCTGCGCGCCACCGAAGCCGGTCCCGACGATGTGCTGGGCGCCGACGGCTACGTGTTCGCCACGCCCGAAAACCTCGCCGCGATCGCCGGGCTGATGAAGGACTTCTTCGACCGCTGCTATTACCCCGTGCTCGACCGCATCAACGGCCGTCCCTACGCCACGCTGGTGTGCGCGGGCAGCGACGGCCAGAACGCGGTGCGCCAGATCGACCGCATCGCGACCGGCTGGCGGCTCAAGTCCGTGGCGCCGGCGATCATCGTCTGCACGCATGCGCAGACGCCCGAAGCCATCCTGCGGCCCAAGCAGATCGGCGAGGCGGATCTCGCGCCATGCCGCGAGCTCGGCGCGGCGCTCGCGGCCGGCATGGCGCTCGGCGTCTACTGA
- a CDS encoding alpha/beta fold hydrolase, with amino-acid sequence MQSTETHFELTADDGQPIEAHRWEAQDSSQQARAVVQIAHGMGEHALRYRPLADALTRAGCAVYANEHRGHGGLAQSRGELGDFGPRGFAGLVEDMAVLSRHARLRHPGLPLVLLGHSMGSFATQYYLLKHSAMLAGAVLSGTAALDLLGAALQSGFRLEDMNAALPNVRTPFDWLSRDAAQVDAYIDDPLCGFTIKPEGMGSIFANVADLTPAVMRERIRPELPLYLFIGDQDPVSHKGEWFYPLVRRYREAGLRDVSGHVFGGARHETLNETNREEVVAVLLAWIDRVVGRR; translated from the coding sequence ATGCAAAGCACGGAAACCCACTTCGAACTCACCGCGGACGACGGACAGCCGATCGAGGCCCACCGCTGGGAAGCCCAGGATAGCTCGCAACAAGCGCGCGCCGTGGTGCAGATCGCGCACGGCATGGGCGAGCATGCGCTGCGCTACCGGCCGCTGGCCGACGCGCTGACGCGGGCCGGCTGCGCCGTCTACGCCAACGAACACCGCGGCCACGGCGGGCTGGCGCAGTCGCGCGGCGAACTCGGCGACTTCGGCCCGCGCGGCTTCGCGGGACTGGTCGAGGACATGGCCGTGCTGAGCCGCCATGCGCGGCTCAGGCATCCGGGCCTGCCGCTCGTCCTCCTCGGGCACAGCATGGGTTCCTTCGCCACGCAGTACTACCTCCTCAAGCACAGCGCGATGCTGGCGGGCGCGGTGCTCTCCGGGACGGCTGCGCTGGACCTGCTGGGCGCGGCGCTGCAATCAGGCTTCCGGCTCGAAGACATGAATGCCGCGCTGCCCAACGTGCGCACGCCCTTCGACTGGCTGAGCCGCGATGCGGCGCAGGTCGATGCCTACATCGACGACCCGCTGTGCGGCTTCACCATCAAGCCCGAGGGCATGGGTTCGATCTTCGCGAACGTCGCCGATCTCACGCCGGCCGTCATGCGCGAGCGCATCCGGCCCGAGCTGCCGCTCTATCTGTTCATCGGCGACCAGGACCCGGTCAGCCACAAGGGCGAATGGTTCTATCCGCTGGTGCGCCGCTATCGCGAAGCCGGGCTGCGCGACGTGTCGGGCCACGTGTTCGGCGGCGCGCGCCACGAGACGCTGAACGAAACCAACCGCGAGGAAGTCGTGGCCGTGCTGCTCGCCTGGATCGACCGGGTGGTCGGCCGGCGCTAG
- a CDS encoding Bug family tripartite tricarboxylate transporter substrate binding protein, producing the protein MTDGITRRQAMLSAAGGALLATSRSAFAQASYPTRAIHLIVPFTPGGSTDVLARAIGMELGRAWKQPVVIENVPGAGGSLGAERVAKAPADGYTLLMGHIGTLAINPSLYPKLGYQPLQSFAPVAWVARVPNVLVVHESVPARSLAELIALAKAKPGQLAYGSGGNGSAAHITTEYLKLQTGASFLHIPYRGTAPAVTDLLAGQVQLLFTGAPALLPHIKAGKLRALAVSSPKRIASLPEVPTVAESGVPGTKDFEADQWYGITAPAGTPAEVVAALNRQINQSLNSAEVRSRLAAEGAEATPATPEVFGKLIATELQRWERVIRAAHVTVD; encoded by the coding sequence ATGACGGACGGAATCACGCGCCGGCAGGCGATGCTCTCGGCGGCCGGCGGTGCGCTGCTCGCCACCTCGCGCAGCGCGTTCGCGCAGGCCAGCTACCCCACGCGGGCCATCCACCTGATCGTGCCCTTCACGCCGGGCGGCTCCACGGACGTGCTGGCGCGCGCGATCGGCATGGAGCTCGGCCGCGCATGGAAGCAGCCCGTGGTGATCGAGAACGTGCCCGGCGCGGGCGGATCGCTCGGCGCGGAAAGGGTCGCGAAGGCGCCGGCCGACGGCTACACGCTGCTCATGGGGCACATCGGCACGCTGGCGATCAATCCATCGCTGTATCCGAAGCTGGGCTACCAGCCGCTGCAGAGCTTCGCACCGGTCGCCTGGGTCGCCCGCGTGCCCAACGTGCTCGTGGTGCACGAATCGGTGCCGGCACGCTCGCTGGCCGAGCTGATCGCGCTCGCCAAGGCCAAGCCGGGCCAGCTCGCCTACGGCTCGGGCGGCAATGGCAGCGCGGCGCACATCACGACGGAGTACCTCAAGCTGCAGACCGGGGCGTCGTTCCTTCACATCCCCTATCGCGGCACCGCGCCGGCAGTCACCGATCTGCTGGCGGGACAGGTGCAGCTGCTGTTTACCGGCGCCCCGGCGCTGCTGCCGCACATCAAGGCGGGCAAGCTGCGCGCGCTGGCGGTGTCGAGCCCGAAGCGCATCGCATCGCTGCCCGAGGTGCCGACGGTGGCGGAAAGCGGCGTGCCCGGCACCAAGGACTTCGAGGCCGACCAGTGGTACGGCATCACCGCGCCCGCCGGCACGCCGGCCGAGGTGGTGGCGGCGCTCAACCGCCAGATCAACCAGTCGCTGAACTCGGCGGAGGTCAGGTCGCGGCTCGCCGCCGAAGGCGCGGAAGCGACGCCGGCGACGCCCGAGGTGTTCGGCAAGCTGATCGCGACCGAGCTGCAGCGATGGGAGCGCGTGATCCGCGCTGCCCATGTCACCGTCGACTGA
- a CDS encoding BamA/TamA family outer membrane protein, with product MLAAGALSQPARAFMEGFIDPQDGHLDISDSMIERKGFLPVPIVITEPAVGYGAGLALMFVRNSIGENAERAKQTGHMTPPDIFVVGAAATENGTKAAFAGGMMTFLDDRWRYRGGVGRADVNLAFYGIGGSGLGGGARSIDYSLDGWMSLQQVLRRIGETDNWLGARWIFLDLGSQLDLSQDPRSGLSPDQSTRRTSGLGLTLEHDSRDNIFTPSKGWTGALDATFYDPDWGSDTRFQSYRAHVFAYFPLARSLVLGGRLDGRSVSGQVPFYMLPFIDMRGIPAARYQDDHTAVVETELRWSFTPRWAAIGFIGAGRAWGRSTDFGDATSAVSKGVGFRYLIAQRLGLWVGMDYARGPESSTWYIQVGNAWR from the coding sequence TTGCTTGCAGCCGGCGCCCTGTCCCAGCCGGCGCGCGCCTTCATGGAAGGCTTCATCGACCCGCAGGACGGCCATCTCGACATCTCCGACTCGATGATCGAGCGCAAGGGCTTCCTGCCGGTGCCGATCGTCATCACCGAGCCCGCGGTGGGCTACGGCGCCGGCCTGGCGCTGATGTTCGTGCGCAATTCGATCGGCGAAAACGCCGAGCGCGCCAAGCAGACCGGGCACATGACGCCGCCGGACATCTTCGTGGTCGGCGCGGCCGCGACCGAGAACGGCACCAAGGCTGCTTTCGCCGGCGGCATGATGACCTTCCTGGACGACCGCTGGCGCTATCGCGGCGGGGTGGGCCGCGCGGACGTGAACCTGGCCTTCTACGGCATCGGCGGCAGCGGCCTGGGCGGCGGCGCGCGCAGCATCGACTATTCGCTCGACGGCTGGATGTCGCTGCAGCAGGTGCTGCGGCGCATCGGCGAGACCGACAACTGGCTGGGCGCACGCTGGATCTTCCTCGACCTGGGCAGCCAGCTCGACCTCAGCCAGGACCCGCGCTCGGGCCTGTCGCCGGACCAGAGCACGCGCCGCACCTCCGGGCTCGGGTTGACGCTGGAGCACGATTCGCGCGACAACATCTTCACGCCGTCCAAGGGCTGGACCGGCGCGCTCGACGCGACCTTCTACGACCCCGACTGGGGCAGCGACACGCGCTTCCAGAGCTATCGCGCCCACGTGTTCGCCTACTTCCCGCTCGCCAGGAGCCTGGTGCTCGGCGGGCGGCTCGACGGCCGCAGCGTGAGCGGGCAGGTGCCCTTCTACATGCTGCCTTTCATCGACATGCGCGGCATTCCGGCGGCGCGCTACCAGGACGACCACACCGCGGTGGTCGAGACCGAACTGCGCTGGTCGTTCACGCCGCGCTGGGCGGCGATCGGCTTCATCGGCGCCGGGCGCGCCTGGGGCCGGTCGACCGACTTCGGCGACGCGACGAGCGCGGTGAGCAAGGGCGTGGGCTTTCGCTACCTGATCGCGCAGCGGCTCGGCCTGTGGGTCGGCATGGACTACGCCCGGGGCCCGGAGAGCAGCACCTGGTACATCCAGGTCGGCAACGCCTGGCGCTGA
- a CDS encoding TAXI family TRAP transporter solute-binding subunit has translation MPLRSILTGLILIALLPFAAAAAAQPRAQYKIVTASKTGTYIQIGRDLAKYVAEPAGIELEVLESKGSAENISRMRFEPGVKLALVQSDVYQAFLDEAKAGNPDAGNIIRPLRLIMPLYDEEIYFVARADSSLTYIHEIKDKKIGVGPIGSGTALTSRTLYQLMFDEPIPAASAQYLTNEEALAQLTVEKSIDVAVIVAGQPAKLFSDMKPEARKYIKILRLDERAMESARAMKTYFPATIRSSSYPSWLTDDVPTLTVKAYLVTYDYGLQSTVGNLARFADSLCLNFDKLQANGHPKWKQVRLELPPLRQGWRYYGPMEKHLRSCIASHPAAAAQSYTANPPPRTRPCTEQEMVLGICKR, from the coding sequence ATGCCACTCAGATCCATACTGACCGGGCTGATCCTGATCGCCCTTCTGCCTTTCGCGGCCGCGGCGGCCGCACAGCCCCGGGCGCAGTACAAGATCGTCACCGCGTCGAAAACCGGCACCTACATCCAGATCGGTCGCGACCTCGCCAAGTACGTCGCCGAGCCGGCCGGCATCGAGCTCGAGGTGCTGGAGTCCAAGGGCTCGGCCGAGAACATCTCGCGCATGCGCTTCGAGCCCGGCGTGAAGCTCGCGCTGGTGCAGTCCGATGTCTACCAGGCCTTCCTCGACGAGGCGAAGGCCGGCAATCCCGATGCGGGCAACATCATCCGGCCGCTGCGCCTGATCATGCCGCTCTACGACGAGGAGATCTATTTCGTCGCGCGGGCCGACTCGTCGCTCACCTACATCCACGAGATCAAGGACAAGAAGATCGGCGTCGGCCCCATCGGCAGCGGCACCGCACTGACTTCGCGCACGCTCTACCAGCTCATGTTCGACGAGCCCATTCCGGCCGCGAGTGCGCAATACCTCACCAACGAGGAAGCGCTCGCGCAACTGACCGTCGAGAAGAGCATCGACGTTGCGGTCATCGTCGCCGGGCAGCCCGCGAAGCTGTTCTCCGACATGAAGCCCGAAGCGCGCAAGTACATCAAGATCCTCAGGCTCGACGAGCGGGCCATGGAATCGGCGCGCGCCATGAAGACCTACTTCCCGGCGACGATCCGCAGCTCGAGCTACCCCAGCTGGCTCACCGACGACGTGCCGACGCTCACGGTGAAGGCTTACCTCGTCACCTACGACTACGGGCTGCAGTCGACGGTGGGCAATCTCGCGCGCTTCGCCGATTCGCTCTGCTTGAACTTCGACAAGCTGCAGGCCAACGGCCATCCCAAGTGGAAGCAGGTGCGCCTGGAACTGCCGCCGCTGCGGCAGGGCTGGCGCTACTACGGGCCGATGGAGAAGCACCTGCGCAGCTGCATCGCGAGCCATCCTGCCGCCGCCGCGCAGTCGTACACCGCCAATCCGCCCCCGAGGACGCGCCCCTGCACCGAACAGGAGATGGTGCTCGGCATCTGCAAGCGGTAG